Proteins encoded together in one Apis cerana isolate GH-2021 linkage group LG4, AcerK_1.0, whole genome shotgun sequence window:
- the LOC107997564 gene encoding uncharacterized protein LOC107997564, whose protein sequence is MWLPFILLALMASGSACPDLCECHQSGGGERDLPVFVRVKCRGRAPGLSELPARTRSLAVDSAYDYEVIGLFEELEVSETLSEFQVIGTSNVERYFDVNDTAGDASADPDNATTTIIAAAAAATTTTTAVVTTTTTSTTTTTTTTTTVAATTTTTTTTILLPYLDELSVTNCSLVFLNVSWHGFERVTALNLSRNNLARLNDVTVGRAMNMSELTRFDLSDNSLTDVSAGAFRTLAGLVRLSLRRNAISNVHEDAFRGLDRLEFLDLSDNRLADLPDSALTPLYSLQKLDLSGNQLQVLGARWFESLDRLRELDVSRNGLARAASGTLQPLPGLSILKLSENPLKERDVSLLLGTGRRLETVDASRTGLARVPAALTRSVRALRLAGNKLTTIRGGDLDSYPLLRILDISENRLTDIEDDALGRLEVLEELDISGNVLAKVPGSLPNSLTSLKLERNAIGRLRTDDLQGLYNLRSLTLNDNDIEEIEVGALGQLPVLEELDLSDNPVKTLPANTLSGPSNLAKLRMAGLTSLRGEQQEQSDMAFPVPTPERLVYLDVSRSPVLARQLLADDAALSACKSLVELNLSRTNLTSLRFDLPYMLPQLRVLDLAGNRWNCSEDLYWLGEWVRQHERPNKDVRCDAPGQLSGSPLYELPSPPSPPPTAAPPTVITPPTATTLSIPPPIERSSRFNNPTASSNASTTRPATVASVHLSSVVTEGAAENRSRADRDRPSLLEDSSSIEGTSTRPVPPPVGSWGRNGASFVGTTRSGRKEERDPAKKVIEVDRSAAAEIKNSIIDVGRDATSDGKPSIIGSGNDSGTLDNRVEDGSKQGGSRGPSKLGASSAKTAATSSFFKLSKLGPPLSKEQPFEKKYWTRRRANNPTRESSAVLLGGENNNRADSNTIAEELNDRRATDSDARVSEALSAGAHPGMLVLAGAALGAAAALTVVLSRRATVRRRDRYHRHENIEVHTLTPTTELW, encoded by the coding sequence TGTTCGAGGAGCTAGAAGTGAGCGAAACGTTGAGCGAGTTCCAAGTGATCGGTACCTCGAACGTCGAACGGTACTTCGACGTAAACGACACGGCCGGCGATGCGTCGGCGGATCCCGATAACGCGACCACCACTATcatcgccgccgccgccgccgccaccaccaccaccaccgccgtcGTcaccactactactactagcacgaccaccaccaccaccactaccaccaccGTCGCcgctaccaccaccaccaccaccactactaTTCTACTACCCTACCTCGACGAATTGTCCGTGACGAACTGTTCGTTGGTGTTCTTGAACGTGTCGTGGCACGGATTCGAGCGCGTCACAGCGTTGAACCTGTCGCGAAACAATCTGGCACGGCTGAACGACGTGACGGTGGGCCGTGCGATGAATATGAGCGAGCTGACGCGTTTCGACTTGTCCGACAACTCGCTGACGGACGTGAGTGCCGGGGCTTTTAGGACGCTTGCGGGATTGGTGAGGTTGAGTTTGCGTAGGAACGCGATATCGAACGTGCACGAGGACGCGTTCCGAGGGCTGGACCGGTTGGAGTTTCTCGATTTATCGGACAACAGGCTGGCCGATCTGCCCGACAGCGCGTTGACACCCCTCTACTCGTTGCAGAAGTTGGACCTGAGCGGGAATCAGCTACAAGTTTTGGGCGCCAGGTGGTTCGAGAGCCTGGACAGATTGAGGGAGCTCGACGTTTCGAGGAACGGTTTAGCGCGGGCTGCCTCCGGAACTTTGCAACCACTTCCGGGATTATCGATACTAAAACTGTCGGAGAACCCTCTGAAAGAGAGGGACGTCTCGTTGCTGTTGGGCACCGGTAGACGCTTGGAAACCGTGGACGCGTCTCGCACGGGTTTGGCCAGGGTCCCGGCCGCGCTCACGAGATCGGTCAGAGCGCTCAGGCTGGCCGGCAACAAATTGACCACGATCCGGGGGGGCGACTTGGACAGTTATCCCCTTCTTCGGATATTGGACATCTCGGAGAATCGGTTGACGGACATCGAGGACGACGCTCTCGGCCGGTTGGAGGTTCTCGAGGAGCTGGACATCTCCGGCAACGTTCTGGCCAAGGTGCCGGGCAGCCTGCCCAACAGCCTCACCAGTCTCAAGCTCGAACGAAACGCGATCGGCCGGTTGAGAACGGACGATCTCCAAGGGTTGTACAATCTGAGATCGTTGACGTTGAACGACAACGACATCGAGGAGATCGAGGTGGGGGCCCTCGGTCAATTACCGGTGCTCGAAGAACTCGATCTATCCGATAATCCCGTTAAAACGTTACCGGCTAATACCTTAAGTGGGCCGAGTAATCTCGCCAAGCTTCGTATGGCGGGATTAACCTCGCTTCGGGGGGAGCAACAGGAGCAAAGCGACATGGCGTTTCCGGTGCCCACGCCGGAGAGGCTGGTGTACCTAGACGTGTCGAGAAGCCCGGTCCTGGCCAGGCAGCTTCTCGCGGATGACGCAGCGTTGTCCGCCTGCAAGAGCTTGGTCGAACTGAACCTGTCCCGGACCAACTTAACGAGCCTGAGATTCGACCTGCCTTACATGCTTCCGCAATTGCGCGTCCTCGACTTGGCCGGGAACCGTTGGAATTGCAGCGAGGATCTTTACTGGCTGGGCGAGTGGGTGAGGCAGCACGAGCGACCGAACAAAGACGTTCGATGCGACGCACCTGGCCAATTGTCGGGATCGCCGTTGTACGAATTGCCATCACCGCCTAGCCCTCCACCCACCGCTGCCCCGCCGACCGTCATCACGCCGCCCACCGCCACGACATTATCGATTCCACCTCCGATCGAACGTTCGTCTCGTTTTAATAACCCGACCGCATCTTCCAACGCATCTACTACCCGCCCAGCCACCGTCGCCTCTGTCCACCTGTCATCTGTTGTCACCGAGGGCGCCGCCGAGAATCGATCGCGAGCCGATCGAGATCGCCCCTCCCTCCTCGAGGACTCGTCGTCGATCGAGGGAACGTCGACGAGGCCGGTTCCGCCGCCGGTCGGATCGTGGGGACGAAACGGCGCGAGCTTCGTGGGGACGACGAGGTCGGGGCGGAAGGAGGAGCGAGACCCGGCTAAGAAAGTTATCGAGGTCGATCGGAGCGCCGCGGCggagattaaaaattcaattatagacGTCGGCCGGGACGCGACGAGCGATGGAAAACCGTCAATTATCGGAAGCGGGAACGATTCGGGAACTTTGGATAATCGCGTAGAAGACGGTAGCAAGCAGGGGGGAAGCAGGGGGCCGAGCAAACTCGGCGCATCGTCGGCCAAGACCGCCGCCACCTCCTCGTTCTTCAAGCTATCGAAACTTGGCCCCCCGTTGTCGAAGGAGCAGCCCTTCGAAAAGAAGTAttggacgaggaggagggcgAACAATCCGACGAGAGAGAGCTCGGCGGTGCTTCTCGGCGGGGAGAATAATAACAGGGCCGATTCGAACACGATTGCCGAGGAACTGAACGACAGGAGGGCGACCGACTCCGACGCCAGGGTCTCCGAGGCTTTGTCCGCTGGCGCTCATCCGGGGATGTTGGTGCTGGCTGGCGCTGCACTCGGCGCGGCAGCCGCGCTCACCGTCGTGTTGTCGCGACGAGCAACGGTGAGGCGAAGGGACAGGTATCATCGGCACGAGAACATCGAGGTGCACACCCTCACCCCGACCACCGAGCTTTGGTGA